The genomic interval CTATTAACCAAATTTTACCACTTAACAACGGCGGTATTGTTTTGTGCTCTCACGATCCTTCATTTGTCATACTTGATAAAAATGATGGAAAAGTTGTTTGTAAAACAGGTTATAATGCCGATTACAGAGGAAACAGAGAGGGGTTTCAAATTTCAAAAGATGCTAAAACCATCAGGTTCTGGTATGAAAATAAAGGTAAGTTTCCTAAATTGTTTTCGCTGACAGAAAGAGAATTGTCAGATGTTTCAAATTTAAAAGAAGGCCTCCTTAAACCGATTTTAAAATCTGAGAGATTAAATATTACAAACTGGCATAATAATATTGATCCAGAATTAAATGGTACAGCCTTGAAACTTGAGAAGTACGAAACATCAAGAAGCCTTGCGATATTTCCTGACAGCAGCAGTTTTTTGCTTGGTGCAGACAGGTATTTAAGGCTTTTTGACAGTTACGGCAGGGAAAACTGGAATATTGTTGCACCCGGTGCAGCTTGGGACGTAAACGTATCTCAAAATGGAAAAATAGCGGTAGCGGCTTATGCAGATGGGACTATTCGATGGTACAGGGTAAGTGACGGTAAGGAGCTTTTGGCGTTTTTCCCGCATAATGACAAAAAGAGATGGGTACTATGGACGCCAAAAGGATATTACGATGCCTCGGTAGGCGGTGATGATTTAGTTGGTTGGCATTTAAACAGAGGTAAAGACAAAGAGGCGGATTTCTTCCCCGCTTCAAAATTCCGCTCTACTTATTACAGACCCGATATTGTCTCAAAAGTACTCGATACTCTTGACGAAGATGAGGCAGTAAGACAAGCAAATGAACAAGCTAACAGAAAAACGCAAACCGTAACAATTACTGAAAAGCTGCCCCCTGTTGTTAGAATACTTTCACCATCATCAGGGGCTGAAGTAGCCAATACGTCGCTGACGGTAAGGTATGAACTCCGCACACAGGATGATGCTCCGGTTACATCTATAAAGGTTTTAGTAAACGGAGAAAGACAAGACTCTGAAAAAGGCATCACGGTAAAACCAAACGAAGGTACCTCTAACGAGGTAAAGGTAACAATCCCTGGCAAAGATAGTGAAATTGCAATAATAGCAGAAAACAGAAACTCAGCCAGCGAACCGGCAATCGTGTTTGTAAGATGGTGCGGGGCTGTTAAAAAAGACGATGAGTTTGTGATAAAGCCTAAACTTTACATCCTTGCCATCGGGGTGAACAGATACAAAGACAAGGAGTTGAGATTAGCATATTCGTCAAAGGATGCAACAGACTTTGCTGGGGTCATGAAAACACAAAAAGGCAAACTCTATCGTGATGTTGAGATAAAGGTTATAACTGATGAAAATGCTTCGAAGGTAAACGTATTGGATGGGCTGGATTGGATTCAAAAACAGGTGACAAGTAAAGACATAGCTATGGTACTGCTTTCCGGGCACGGTGTAAACGACTCAAACGGAGTATATTATTATCTGCCTGCCGATGTGGACACAGAGAGGTTAAAAAGTACAGCGGTGCCGTTTTCAGAAATAAAAAGCACAGTGAGCGCTCTTGCTGGTAAGACGCTATTTTTTATAGACACCTGCCACTCAGGAAATGTGATGGGGGGCCGCAAGGGGTTAGATGATATAAACGGAGTAATAAACGAATTAACGAGCGCTGAAAACGGCGCAATTGTCTTTGCAGCCTCAACAGGCAGGCAGTATTCATTGGAGGACCCATCATGGGGTAACGGAGCTTTCACTAAGGCGGTGGTTGAGGGCCTTTCGGGCAAAGCTGACATGAAAGGCAGCGGCAGGATAACCGTTAACATGCTTGATTTATATATATCCGAACGTGTTAAGGAACTAACAAAAGGTAAACAGACGCCAACAACGACTAAACCCGCTACCGTACCGGATTTCCCAATAGCGGTTGTGAAGTAGGCAATATGGCAGTTTAAGGAGGTCTAACAATGTTACGTAAGGAACACTGGGAAAACATTTACAAATGCAAGCAGCCAAATGAAGTAGGCTGGTACGAGGCGCACCCTGAGATGTCACTCCGATTGGTTAAATCAACTGGGGTCGGAATTGACGGCAGCATTATTGACGTAGGTGGCGGTGCATCAAGTCTCTCGGATGTGCTTATAAAAGATGGATACCAAAAAATCACTGTGCTGGACATTTCAGCCGCTGCACTACAAAGAGCAAAAGAACGGCTCGGAGAACTTAGCAATCGAGTTACGTGGCTTGAAGGAGATATCACTGAGGCCAAACTCCCTGACAATTACGACATATGGCACGATCGGGCAGTGTTTCACTTTCTTACCGATGCCGATGACCGTAAAAAATATGTGGATACTTTAAGAGAATCCCTTAACACGGGCGGATACGCCATCATTGCAACATTTTCCATAGAAGGGCCAATGAAGTGCAGCGGTCTGGATGTGGTAAGATACAGCCCTGAGACACTTCATAGTGAGCTGGGAGATGATTTTAAATTTCTGGAATCAATAAATGTTGAACATGTTACTCCGTCAAAATTTGTGCAAAAGTTTATATTCTGACTTTTTAAAAGGGTGTCGGGCACACCAACCTTAAACTAAGTCAACTAATCGTGGCAAACAAACTTGGGGTCAAGGGGGCTGGCCTCCTTGTGGGAGAGGGTCAAGGGAGAGGGCAACGCCCTCTCCCTTATACATCCTACTGTTTACTTGAAATCGTAACGTATATAAAGGAACCGCTGCGGTTAATCAAAAGAAGTAAATCGTCATCATTTTTTAGAGCGCTTAATACATGCTCGTAGTCCTTCATACTGTTGATGCGTTTTCTGTTTATCTCCTGAATGACATCCCCTTGTTTAAGAACAGAGGCTGCAGGGCTTTCATCAGTTACATTTGTAACAATAACACCGGTGACTTTTGCCGGTATATTGAATCTCTCCTTAATAGACTGGGTTAGCTCCTGAATGCTTACCCCTTTTAGTTTATTTAGCCGTGACTCCTCCTGAGACACAGTTTGTTCAGCCTGTTTTTCATCCGGCAACTCACCAATTGTCA from Nitrospirota bacterium carries:
- a CDS encoding caspase family protein, with protein sequence MVQFGNNKTSLLANSASFIAIVFVFIIAVGLNTPTVTSAAEPPSEPILRINTEMHTAGIFGIGVDAENKYLVTGSGDKTVKVWDIRDFSSVKLIQTLRVPIGEDREGKIFAVAISPDGKTIACGGYTGYDWDKSHSIYIFDRQTGKLKQHITDLPDIIYYLVYSKDGRFLASTLRHNGIRIYKANDYSLAASDSDYGDRSLCADFDKNGRLVTSSYDGNIRLYDNTFKLISKEKTKSGTQSRSVSFSPDGSKIAVGFDETDKVDILSGRDLSYKYSPDTTGLDAFSYNVSFSCDGKYLYAGYRKPEGNRQINIRKWPNEEKGTYKDIINVAGNTINQILPLNNGGIVLCSHDPSFVILDKNDGKVVCKTGYNADYRGNREGFQISKDAKTIRFWYENKGKFPKLFSLTERELSDVSNLKEGLLKPILKSERLNITNWHNNIDPELNGTALKLEKYETSRSLAIFPDSSSFLLGADRYLRLFDSYGRENWNIVAPGAAWDVNVSQNGKIAVAAYADGTIRWYRVSDGKELLAFFPHNDKKRWVLWTPKGYYDASVGGDDLVGWHLNRGKDKEADFFPASKFRSTYYRPDIVSKVLDTLDEDEAVRQANEQANRKTQTVTITEKLPPVVRILSPSSGAEVANTSLTVRYELRTQDDAPVTSIKVLVNGERQDSEKGITVKPNEGTSNEVKVTIPGKDSEIAIIAENRNSASEPAIVFVRWCGAVKKDDEFVIKPKLYILAIGVNRYKDKELRLAYSSKDATDFAGVMKTQKGKLYRDVEIKVITDENASKVNVLDGLDWIQKQVTSKDIAMVLLSGHGVNDSNGVYYYLPADVDTERLKSTAVPFSEIKSTVSALAGKTLFFIDTCHSGNVMGGRKGLDDINGVINELTSAENGAIVFAASTGRQYSLEDPSWGNGAFTKAVVEGLSGKADMKGSGRITVNMLDLYISERVKELTKGKQTPTTTKPATVPDFPIAVVK
- a CDS encoding class I SAM-dependent methyltransferase, which codes for MLRKEHWENIYKCKQPNEVGWYEAHPEMSLRLVKSTGVGIDGSIIDVGGGASSLSDVLIKDGYQKITVLDISAAALQRAKERLGELSNRVTWLEGDITEAKLPDNYDIWHDRAVFHFLTDADDRKKYVDTLRESLNTGGYAIIATFSIEGPMKCSGLDVVRYSPETLHSELGDDFKFLESINVEHVTPSKFVQKFIF